Proteins co-encoded in one Malus domestica chromosome 09, GDT2T_hap1 genomic window:
- the LOC103442438 gene encoding COBRA-like protein 1 isoform X2, with product MGFLFLPMIRSVPKFVSFATLLVFVLSCTSTFIATAYDPLDPNGNITIKWDILSWTPDGYVASVTLFNFQKYRHIQAPGWLLGWTWAKKEIIWNMVGGETTDQGDCSKFKTTIPHCCDKTPTIVDLLPGTPYNQQYANCCKGGVLSSWVQDPVNAAASFQISVGQAGTTNKTVRLPKNFTLNTPGPGYTCGPANVVKPTQFISPDKRRVTQARMTWNVTCTYSQFLAQATPTCCVSLSSFYNDTVVPCQTCSCGCQSNATHPGSCVESNSPYLASVVSASNKHSYTPLVTCTNHMCPIRVHWHVKENYQQYWRVKITVTNFNYRMNYSDWNLVVQHPNFDNLTQIFSYNYKSITPYGRINDTAMLWGVKFYNDVLMQSGPLGNVQSELLFQKGEAFTFDKGWAFPRRVYFNGDNCVMPPPDAYPRLPNSGFRQHVSLLTLIMTFLSTVAVMYAYV from the exons ATGGGGTTTCTCTTCCTGCCCATGATTCGATCAGTCCCGAAATTCGTCAGTTTCGCCACCTTGCTCGTCTTTGTGCTTTCTTGCACCAGCACCTTCATTGCCACAG CGTATGATCCACTCGACCCGAACGGAAATATCACCATCAAATGGGATATCTTAAGCTGGACTCCTGATGGCTATGTT GCCTCTGTTACACTTTTTAACTTCCAAAAGTATCGGCACATTCAGGCACCAGGATGGTTGCTGGGGtggacatgggcaaagaaggAGATTATATGGAACATGGTGGGAGGAGAAACCACAGATCAAGGGGAttgttcaaaattcaaaacaacaaTTCCCCACTGCTGTGATAAGACTCCTACAATTGTTGATCTATTGCCCGGAACTCCATACAATCAACAATACGCAAATTGTTGCAAAGGAGGAGTACTTAGTTCATGGGTGCAAGATCCAGTAAATGCTGCAGCTTCTTTTCAAATAAGTGTTGGTCAAGCAGGAACCACGAACAAGACCGTCAGACTTCCTAAAAACTTCACCCTTAACACACCCGGTCCTGGGTATACTTGTGGTCCCGCCAATGTTGTCAAGCCAACTCAATTTATCAGTCCAGATAAAAGGAGAGTCACTCAAGCTAGGA TGACATGGAATGTGACGTGCACGTATTCGCAATTCCTGGCTCAGGCAACTCCTACATGTTGtgtctctctctcatccttCTACAATGACACGGTAGTGCCCTGCCAAACATGCTCATGTGGCTGCCAAAGTAACGCAACTCATCCAGGAAGCTGTGTAGA ATCAAATTCCCCCTATTTGGCTTCAGTTGTCTCAGCCTCCAACAAGCATAGCTACACGCCTCTAGTTACATGCACTAATCACATGTGCCCAATCCGAGTTCACTGGCATGTCAAGGAAAACTACCAACAATACTGGCGAGTGAAGATTACAGTTACAAACTTCAATTACCGGATGAATTATTCCGATTGGAACCTGGTTGTCCAGCACCCAAACTTTGACAATCTGACCCAGATTTTCAGCTACAACTACAAGTCGATAACTCCATATGGAAGAATTA ATGACACTGCCATGTTATGGGGAGTTAAGTTCTACAATGATGTTCTGATGCAATCTGGGCCTCTTGGTAATGTACAGTCAGAGCTGCTTTTCCAAAAGGGTGAAGCATTCACATTTGATAAGGGTTGGGCGTTCCCTCGAAGGGTCTATTTCAATGGTGATAACTGTGTGATGCCACCTCCGGATGCCTATCCACGGTTGCCAAATTCTGGTTTCCGGCAGCATGTCTCTCTACTTACTCTAATCATGACTTTTCTATCGACCGTTGCAGTCATGTATGCTTATGTTTAA
- the LOC103442438 gene encoding COBRA-like protein 1 isoform X1 produces MGFLFLPMIRSVPKFVSFATLLVFVLSCTSTFIATEAYDPLDPNGNITIKWDILSWTPDGYVASVTLFNFQKYRHIQAPGWLLGWTWAKKEIIWNMVGGETTDQGDCSKFKTTIPHCCDKTPTIVDLLPGTPYNQQYANCCKGGVLSSWVQDPVNAAASFQISVGQAGTTNKTVRLPKNFTLNTPGPGYTCGPANVVKPTQFISPDKRRVTQARMTWNVTCTYSQFLAQATPTCCVSLSSFYNDTVVPCQTCSCGCQSNATHPGSCVESNSPYLASVVSASNKHSYTPLVTCTNHMCPIRVHWHVKENYQQYWRVKITVTNFNYRMNYSDWNLVVQHPNFDNLTQIFSYNYKSITPYGRINDTAMLWGVKFYNDVLMQSGPLGNVQSELLFQKGEAFTFDKGWAFPRRVYFNGDNCVMPPPDAYPRLPNSGFRQHVSLLTLIMTFLSTVAVMYAYV; encoded by the exons ATGGGGTTTCTCTTCCTGCCCATGATTCGATCAGTCCCGAAATTCGTCAGTTTCGCCACCTTGCTCGTCTTTGTGCTTTCTTGCACCAGCACCTTCATTGCCACAG AAGCGTATGATCCACTCGACCCGAACGGAAATATCACCATCAAATGGGATATCTTAAGCTGGACTCCTGATGGCTATGTT GCCTCTGTTACACTTTTTAACTTCCAAAAGTATCGGCACATTCAGGCACCAGGATGGTTGCTGGGGtggacatgggcaaagaaggAGATTATATGGAACATGGTGGGAGGAGAAACCACAGATCAAGGGGAttgttcaaaattcaaaacaacaaTTCCCCACTGCTGTGATAAGACTCCTACAATTGTTGATCTATTGCCCGGAACTCCATACAATCAACAATACGCAAATTGTTGCAAAGGAGGAGTACTTAGTTCATGGGTGCAAGATCCAGTAAATGCTGCAGCTTCTTTTCAAATAAGTGTTGGTCAAGCAGGAACCACGAACAAGACCGTCAGACTTCCTAAAAACTTCACCCTTAACACACCCGGTCCTGGGTATACTTGTGGTCCCGCCAATGTTGTCAAGCCAACTCAATTTATCAGTCCAGATAAAAGGAGAGTCACTCAAGCTAGGA TGACATGGAATGTGACGTGCACGTATTCGCAATTCCTGGCTCAGGCAACTCCTACATGTTGtgtctctctctcatccttCTACAATGACACGGTAGTGCCCTGCCAAACATGCTCATGTGGCTGCCAAAGTAACGCAACTCATCCAGGAAGCTGTGTAGA ATCAAATTCCCCCTATTTGGCTTCAGTTGTCTCAGCCTCCAACAAGCATAGCTACACGCCTCTAGTTACATGCACTAATCACATGTGCCCAATCCGAGTTCACTGGCATGTCAAGGAAAACTACCAACAATACTGGCGAGTGAAGATTACAGTTACAAACTTCAATTACCGGATGAATTATTCCGATTGGAACCTGGTTGTCCAGCACCCAAACTTTGACAATCTGACCCAGATTTTCAGCTACAACTACAAGTCGATAACTCCATATGGAAGAATTA ATGACACTGCCATGTTATGGGGAGTTAAGTTCTACAATGATGTTCTGATGCAATCTGGGCCTCTTGGTAATGTACAGTCAGAGCTGCTTTTCCAAAAGGGTGAAGCATTCACATTTGATAAGGGTTGGGCGTTCCCTCGAAGGGTCTATTTCAATGGTGATAACTGTGTGATGCCACCTCCGGATGCCTATCCACGGTTGCCAAATTCTGGTTTCCGGCAGCATGTCTCTCTACTTACTCTAATCATGACTTTTCTATCGACCGTTGCAGTCATGTATGCTTATGTTTAA
- the LOC103442439 gene encoding COBRA-like protein 4, whose product MRQPLAAYDPLDPNGNITVKWDIMSWTPDGYVAVVTMNNFQTYRHIMSPGWTLGWMWARKEVIWAAVGAEATKQGDCSWFKGNIPHCCKKTPTVVDLLPGAPYNQQFTNCCKGGVVSAWGQDPSTAVSSFQLSVGSAGTTKRTVRPPKNFTLLGPGPGYTCGRARVVPSTIFLSPDRRRRTQALMTWNVTCTYSQLLAKKYPSCCVSLSSFYNSTVVPCPSCTCGCHDKSNCVQSGSKIVSTVEDDATEKSNVQPLPQCTRHMCPVRVHWHVMLNYKDYWSVKVSITNFNYRMNYTLWTLVIQHPNFINVTQVFSFDYKPLVAYDSINDTGMFYGLKFYNDHLMEAGKFGHVQSEMLLKKDKNTFTLREGWAFPRKVYFNGDEGQLPPPDVYPFLPNSAHETLLSFSPLISSFTFLFIVIW is encoded by the exons ATGCGACAACCATTAG CTGCATATGATCCTTTGGATCCGAATGGAAACATAACAGTAAAATGGGATATCATGTCTTGGACACCAGATGGTTATGTG GCGGTTGTTACCATGAACAATTTCCAAACGTACCGGCACATCATGAGCCCGGGGTGGACGTTAGGGTGGATGTGGGCTAGAAAAGAAGTGATATGGGCGGCGGTGGGAGCTGAAGCCACGAAACAAGGTGACTGCTCCTGGTTCAAAGGGAACATACCTCATTGTTGCAAGAAAACCCCCACCGTTGTGGACTTGCTTCCTGGTGCTCCTTACAACCAGCAATTCACAAATTGCTGCAAAGGTGGCGTGGTGTCTGCGTGGGGCCAAGACCCATCGACCGCGGTCTCATCCTTCCAGCTCAGTGTTGGATCAGCCGGCACTACAAAACGGACAGTCAGACCTCCTAAGAACTTCACGCTGCTAGGCCCCGGACCAGGGTACACCTGTGGCAGGGCAAGAGTTGTGCCTTCCACAATATTTTTGTCACCTGACCGACGCCGCAGGACTCAAGCTTTGA TGACATGGAACGTGACCTGCACATATTCACAACTTCTGGCCAAAAAGTACCCAAGCTGTTGTGTCTCTCTCTCGTCTTTTTACAATTCCACAGTCGTTCCTtgcccttcttgcacttgtggTTGCCACGACAAGAGCAATTGCGTCCA aaGTGGTTCCAAAATTGTTAGCACGGTGGAAGATGACGCTACAGAGAAAAGCAATGTGCAGCCGCTACCGCAGTGCACACGCCACATGTGTCCGGTGAGAGTGCACTGGCATGTGATGCTGAATTACAAGGACTATTGGAGCGTGAAGGTGTCGATTACAAACTTCAACTATCGGATGAACTACACGCTTTGGACTCTGGTAATTCAGCATCCTAATTTCATCAACGTCACGCAAGTTTTCAGCTTTGATTACAAGCCTCTCGTTGCTTACGACTCTATAA ATGACACTGGCATGTTTTATGGCTTGAAATTCTACAATGACCACTTAATGGAAGCCGGGAAATTTGGGCACGTTCAGTCGGAGATGCTGCTTAAAAAGGACAAGAATACCTTCACTTTGAGGGAGGGGTGGGCATTTCCTCGCAAAGTTTACTTCAATGGCGATGAGGGCCAGTTGCCTCCACCTGATGTCTACCCGTTTCTTCCCAATTCTGCCCATGAAACTCTACTCTCCTTCTCACCGTTGATTTCGTCATTCACTTTCTTGTTCATAGTTATTTGGTGA
- the LOC103411226 gene encoding uncharacterized protein produces MGRWVRPEVYPLMAAMTFVTSLCAFQLTRNMFLNPEVRINKAHRRMAVLENEEEGEKYAEHGLRKFLRTRPPEIMPTINHFFSQEK; encoded by the exons ATGGGGCGTTGGGTTAGGCCTGAG GTGTATCCGTTAATGGCTGCGATGACATTTGTTACAAGCTTGTGCGCATTTCAGCTTACACGGAACATGTTCCTCAACCCTGAAGTCAG AATCAACAAAGCTCACCGTCGAATGGCGGTgcttgaaaatgaagaagagggagagaagTACGCCGAGCACGGGCTCCGGAAGTTCCTCCGCACACGGCCACCGGAGATCATGCCTACCATCAACCACTTCTTCTctcaagaaaaataa
- the LOC103442441 gene encoding PI-PLC X domain-containing protein At5g67130-like, which translates to MKTLHHFLVATCNMKTLQNLGFTQQNLVLLVTVFAAVLSIGQCKLLDECSTDADCEAGLLCGSCPQGFSGTRCIRSAITDQFKLLNNSLPFNKYAFLTTHNAFAIDGEPSHTGIPRVTFNNQEETVTQQLSGGVRALMLDTYDFKDDVWLCHSFKGECHDFTAFGPAIDTLKEVEAFLSANPSEIVTLILEDYVEAPNGLTKVFDASGLKKYWFPVTSMPKTGQDWPLVSDMVAKNQRLLVFTSKKAKEQSEGIAYQWNYMVENQYGDDGMKDGCSNRGESSTLDDKTKSLVLVNYFASVPIKKGSCVDNSGNLINMLYTCHGAAGNRWANFVAVDFYKRSDGGGSFRALDNLNGELLCGCNDVHACVPGSPPGSCKP; encoded by the exons ATGAAGACTCTGCATCACTTTTTGGTTGCAACTTGCAACATGAAGACTCTGCAGAACTTAGGGTTTACTCAGCAGAACCTCGTTTTGTTAGTCACGGTTTTCGCAGCGGTTTTAAGCATTGGACAGTGCAAG CTTTTGGACGAATGCTCGACGGACGCCGATTGTGAGGCCGGACTTCTCTGCGGGTCTTGCCCACAAGGCTTCTCAGGCACTAGATGTATAAGATCAGCCATTACAGATCAGTTCAAACTATTG AACAATTCTCTGCCGTTCAACAAGTATGCGTTTTTGACAACCCACAATGCCTTTGCAATTGACGGAGAGCCATCTCATACTGGAATTCCTCGCGTTACCTTCAACAATCAAGAAGAAACTGTCACTCAACAGCTCAGT GGTGGAGTTCGAGCCTTGATGCTGGATACGTATGATTTTAAGGACGATGTGTGGTTGTGCCATTCTTTTAAAGGAGAATGCCATGACTTTACTGCATTT GGACCAGCTATAGATACCCTGAAGGAAGTTGAAGCATTTTTATCAGCCAACCCATCAGAAATTGTGACATTGATATTAGAGGACTATGTGGAAGCTCCAAATGGATTGACAAAGGTCTTCGACGCTTCCGGGTTGAAGAAATATTGGTTTCCAGTGACAAGCATGCCCAAAACTGGCCAGGACTGGCCACTAGTTAGTGACATGGTTGCCAAGAACCAAAGGCTACTTGTGTTTACTTCAAAAAAAGCCAAGGAACAATCCGAAGGAATCGCTTACCAGTGGAACTACATGGTTGAAAACCAAT ATGGGGATGATGGAATGAAGGACGGTTGTTCAAATAGAGGAGAATCATCAACTCTTGATGACAAGACCAAATCTTTggttttggtgaattattttgcTTCTGTTCCCATTAAGAAAGGCAGTTGCGTAGATAACTCTGGGAATCTGATTAACATGCTTTACACTTGTCATGGTGCTGCTGGCAACAGATGGGCTAACTTTGTTGCTGTTGATTTTTACAAG AGAAGTGATGGAGGAGGATCGTTTCGAGCTTTAGACAATCTCAATGGGGAGCTCTTGTGTGGATGTAACGATGTACATGCATGTGTG CCAGGATCACCTCCAGGGTCTTGCAAGCCATAG